From Mytilus galloprovincialis chromosome 9, xbMytGall1.hap1.1, whole genome shotgun sequence, the proteins below share one genomic window:
- the LOC143045502 gene encoding uncharacterized protein LOC143045502 codes for MDLTVIKNGNEENGSEKNQAEKIVVTNTFGKRRNSTSPSLTDEPVIKKIKTYCDEPENEEEDEPKNEEKDEPENEEENDDENIPQPMKKRKEAEDFPKLYRLLHENEDITKGLTAKSPGAEKDVATHVATGSKKGRSSQYISTCASLYKAESFRNLKLKSGYKWGMKHIAEIDVGSLPDDVEIIDLRTSMFRRKYEIADNEINENFHKFADSHQEVLLMGTVPAACLKLLKFTGVVPDSDNSCSDSDDCGFDYDSYNSNPDSDSDWY; via the exons aTGGACCTAACTGTTATAAAAAACGGAAATGAAGAAAACGGATCTGAGAAGAACCAAGCAGAG aaaattgtagTGACGAATACATTCGGAAAGCGTAGAAATTCTACCTCACCATCACTGACAGATGAACCAGTCATTAAGAAAATCAAAACATACTGTGATGAACCTGAAAATGAGGAAGAGGATGAACCTAAAAATGAGGAAAAGGATGAACCTGAAAATGAGGAAGAGAATGACGATGAAAACATACCACAAcctatgaaaaaaagaaaagaagcg GAAGATTTTCCGAAGTTGTACCGACTACTTCATGAGAATGAAGATATAACTAAGGGATTAACAGCAAAATCACCAGGCGCAGAAAAAGATGTGGCTACCCATGTTGCAACTGGAAGCAAAAAAGGTCGTTCTTCTCAGTATATTTCAACATGTGCGTCACTTTATAAAGCAGAATCGTTTAGGAATTTGAAACTTAAGAGTGGATATAAATGGGGTATGAAGCACATTGCAGAAATCGACGTTGGTAGTTTACCAGATGATGTAGAAATAATTGATTTGCGAACAAGCATGTTCAGAAGAAAATACGAAATAGCTGACAATGAGATAAAtgaaaactttcacaaatttgcaGATAGTCACCAGGAAGTTTTACTGATGGGTACAGTACCAGCAGcatgtttaaaattattaaaattcacCGGAGTTGTTCCAGACTCAGACAACAGTTGTAGTGATTCTGATGATTGTGGGTTTGACTATGATTCATACAATTCAAATccagattcagattcagattggTACTAA